In one Rhea pennata isolate bPtePen1 chromosome 15, bPtePen1.pri, whole genome shotgun sequence genomic region, the following are encoded:
- the GDE1 gene encoding glycerophosphodiester phosphodiesterase 1 isoform X2, whose amino-acid sequence MLCHGDGLLGAFTVLLGTTLALSRSPALACLLAAGLYLVLHLFSLEPAAPQRAQRLVRPRGAAARIAHRGGAHDAPENTLAAIRQAAENGATGVELDLEFTADGVPILMHDETVERTTDGSGRLCDLTFDEVRRLNPAAKHRLWSKFQGEKVPTLKEAVVESMQHNLIIYFDVKGHTNQMRQADRNVVTALTHRPWHLSHLGNGTPRFDSFWKHYWYMMMDIVLDWSLHSFLWRLCGVSAFLIQKNFVSQEYVRHWSSKGIEVVAWTVNTFAEKRYYETVLEASYMTDSLVEDCGPHY is encoded by the exons atGCTGTGCCACGGCGACGGCCTGCTGGGCGCCTTCACGGTGCTGCTGGGCACGACGCTGGCGCTGAGCCGCAGCCCGGCACTGGCCTGCCTGCTCGCGGCCGGCCTCTACCTGGTGCTgcacctcttcagcctggagcccgcggcgccgcaGCGGGCGCAGCGCCTCGTGCGGCCCCGTGGCGCCGCGGCCCGCATCGCCCACCGCGGCGGCGCGCACGACGCGCCCGAGAACACGCTGGCGGCCATCCGACAG gcagctgAGAATGGAGCAACAGGAGTTGAGCTGGATCTTGAATTTACTGCGGATGGTGTTCCTATTCTAATGCATGATGAAACAGTAGAAAGGACAACTGATGGGTCTGGAAGATTGTGTGACTTGACCTTTGATGAAGTCAGAAGGCTTAACCCAGCTGCGAAACATAGGCTATG GAGCAAATTCCAGGGTGAAAAAGTACCAACTCTAAAAGAAGCTGTTGTGGAGTCTATGCAACACAATCTTATAATCTACTTTGATGTCAAAGGCCATACAAACCAG ATGAGACAAGCTGATAGAAATGTTGTAACAGCACTAACACACAGGCCCTGGCATTTGAGTCACCTTGGAAATGGGACACCTCGTTTCGATTCCTTCTGGAAACATTACTGGTATATGATGATGGATATCGTTCTAGATTGGAGCCTCCACAGTTTCTTGTGGCGATTATGTGGGGTTTCAGCCTTCCTCATacagaaaaattttgtttctca AGAGTATGTAAGGCACTGGTCTTCAAAAGGAATTGAAGTGGTTGCCTGGACAGTGAacacatttgcagaaaaaagatACTATGAAACAGTCCTCGAAGCCAGCTACATGACAGACAGCTTAGTGGAAGACTGTGGTCCTCACTACTAG
- the GDE1 gene encoding glycerophosphodiester phosphodiesterase 1 isoform X1 produces MLCHGDGLLGAFTVLLGTTLALSRSPALACLLAAGLYLVLHLFSLEPAAPQRAQRLVRPRGAAARIAHRGGAHDAPENTLAAIRQAAENGATGVELDLEFTADGVPILMHDETVERTTDGSGRLCDLTFDEVRRLNPAAKHRLWSKFQGEKVPTLKEAVVESMQHNLIIYFDVKGHTNQAVDALKQLYLEFPRLYNNSVVCSFMPDVVYKMRQADRNVVTALTHRPWHLSHLGNGTPRFDSFWKHYWYMMMDIVLDWSLHSFLWRLCGVSAFLIQKNFVSQEYVRHWSSKGIEVVAWTVNTFAEKRYYETVLEASYMTDSLVEDCGPHY; encoded by the exons atGCTGTGCCACGGCGACGGCCTGCTGGGCGCCTTCACGGTGCTGCTGGGCACGACGCTGGCGCTGAGCCGCAGCCCGGCACTGGCCTGCCTGCTCGCGGCCGGCCTCTACCTGGTGCTgcacctcttcagcctggagcccgcggcgccgcaGCGGGCGCAGCGCCTCGTGCGGCCCCGTGGCGCCGCGGCCCGCATCGCCCACCGCGGCGGCGCGCACGACGCGCCCGAGAACACGCTGGCGGCCATCCGACAG gcagctgAGAATGGAGCAACAGGAGTTGAGCTGGATCTTGAATTTACTGCGGATGGTGTTCCTATTCTAATGCATGATGAAACAGTAGAAAGGACAACTGATGGGTCTGGAAGATTGTGTGACTTGACCTTTGATGAAGTCAGAAGGCTTAACCCAGCTGCGAAACATAGGCTATG GAGCAAATTCCAGGGTGAAAAAGTACCAACTCTAAAAGAAGCTGTTGTGGAGTCTATGCAACACAATCTTATAATCTACTTTGATGTCAAAGGCCATACAAACCAG GCAGTTGATGCTCTAAAACAACTCTACCTGGAATTTCCTCGTTTGTATAACAACAGCGTAGTCTGTTCTTTCATGCCAGATGTTGTTTATAAG ATGAGACAAGCTGATAGAAATGTTGTAACAGCACTAACACACAGGCCCTGGCATTTGAGTCACCTTGGAAATGGGACACCTCGTTTCGATTCCTTCTGGAAACATTACTGGTATATGATGATGGATATCGTTCTAGATTGGAGCCTCCACAGTTTCTTGTGGCGATTATGTGGGGTTTCAGCCTTCCTCATacagaaaaattttgtttctca AGAGTATGTAAGGCACTGGTCTTCAAAAGGAATTGAAGTGGTTGCCTGGACAGTGAacacatttgcagaaaaaagatACTATGAAACAGTCCTCGAAGCCAGCTACATGACAGACAGCTTAGTGGAAGACTGTGGTCCTCACTACTAG